The Camelus dromedarius isolate mCamDro1 chromosome 31, mCamDro1.pat, whole genome shotgun sequence DNA segment GCCTAGCCCAAGGCTCTGCCCTGCTTTAGATAGGACCCTGGGGAACAGGAGGCTGATGGGGGCACTGGAGGCAGGGGCAGGTTTGTGCTTCGTGGtagtggtgggggtaggggtgggcatACTCTGTTCAAGGGGGCCCACTCTGAGGGCGACAAAGACAGGAACCCACAGCAGGTCCCCACAGTTTGAGCAAAAACTATGTGCTAGTCACTTTGCCTGCCCCATCTTGAGAAGAGCCAGTGGGGAGGGCTACCAGctgtctcattttatagatgagaaactgaggctccaagggGTTCCTGTGATTGAAACACAGGTCCGGGGCTTCCAGGCCGGCACCTCCCTCTCCTGGGCCCTCTCCGTGATCAGATCGTCACTAGCTGACTTTCCCCACCTCACGAGCTTTATGATCTattacttaaatatattaaatgcattttattgccttttcctgattaaaaatacaggctccttaaaaaaaatgcaacccTTACAGAAATGcataatgtagaaaaatattcCCTTGTGTACTCCTTCCTCACTGTTAAAACTCAGAACACGTCCCTCCAGTTGTTTCTTTGTGGGCCTATGCATATTTACTTACTGCATATATGGATTTAGGGGCACCGTGTCcagaactttcttttttcacaATGCAGCATggtgcagggagggtatagctcagtggtagagtgcatgcttagtatacacgaggtcctgagttcaatccccagtacctctattaaaataaaaataaattaaaaacctaattacttccctcttaaaaattaaacatttaaaaaaatatagagcATAGTGTGTTTTTGAGCCAGTCCACTCAGGTCCACCTTGTTTTTTTCCATTGGGTACAGATGGCTCCATCCAGGGATGGGCCTTGCTTTGTATGACTGTCCCCCGCAGATGGATGCtcaggttgtttctttttttggggggggactgtttctttttttctatttctgaccAAGCTGCCACGAACACGAAAGCATGGGTGACTTTGCCCAAGAATTTCTGTGGAATAGTTGGAATTGGGAGACCTTGTACCTTCCTCCTTGGATAGAATTGCCCTCTGGAAACACTCTCGTCCACCCCGACCCGGTCCACCTTGGCCACTTAGGAGCGAACAGAGATACGTCATTGTCACCAGGGAAGCCAAAATTCCCTCTCGTATAGTTTCTTCCTCTGCAGATTGCTTCTTCACATCTTTTCCTGTGAGGAGAAATTCTAGATGGTAAGCGGAGGTCTCAGGGACTGGTCAAGGAGGCCCGGAGTGCCCTTTCTCTGGGAAAGGTTTGTGGGTGCTTCCAGTCACTTTTCCAGGGGGAAGTACTTGGGGTCCTCctccaggctggctggctggccccTGGCTGCAGGGACAGTGGCGACATGCCATGTGTGTGATCACGGGGCAGCAGACATGACCTCTCATGGCCTCAGAGGCCCAGGGCCCAGTGCAACATATGCCAGAACAGGAGTGGAAAGTTTTCGCCTTGGCCTGGCAGCTAAGGGGAGGTGAGAAGGCCCCCGGGCCCCAGCTCTCTCCTGGACCCCGTCGCTCAGCCTGAACTGGCCCCATTATAGCTCATGCCTCAGTCCCCTGCTGACAGGGTGGACCCAAAACCTAccccaaaaactaaaaacaaacaacaaagcagGATAGccagttaaatttgattttcagattaacattgaataatttttaatgttaagtATATCCCATATGATATTTGGGAAGCACTTGTactaaaaagatttttatttgttgtttatctgaaattcagattttccTAGTTAACCCAGCCTACCGGCAACTGGAGAACAAGTGGGTGTGTGGGCAGAGGCCTGAATGCTGTGTGATCTGAGCCCCCTCCTTCCTCAcgtggagcctcagtttctccatctggctCCCCTACAGCCCCCATGGGCACTGGGGCCAGTGAAAAGAGATGAGGAGCCTCGACCCCCACACTGGGCAGCTGGGAAGGGTGGCAAAGGGGACAGGTGGGCTGGCTGGGCCTTCTGAAAGGTGAGGTATTCAGGGCCCAGGACCCTCCCTGTAGACAATCTTGGCTTCAGGCCTGGAGGGACAGAGCCCTAGGAAAGGGTCTTCTTTGCCTATTCACTTAGATGATTTTGGTATGAAGCCCCAAAAGctataaaaaattaatgaacaccTATGTACTTACCTGTCAGCTTCAAAATGAAAACCGAACCAGGCagtaaaaaaaccaaaccaaaccaaaccaaaaacctgAGCCAGGCAGCAGAACCTTCTCCCTGCCACACTCCCCAACCTCTCTCTGCATTGGCCTCGGCCACCATGTCCATCGGCAACCCAGCGTCTCTTTGTgcgtttgtctctctgtctctgtctggaCCCTGCAGGCAAAGGCAGGTTCCCAGTGTGGAAGGCTGCCTCTCAACCCAGCCAGGCCTAGGATGGCGGTGGGGGCTCCCTGGGGCCGGCTTCCTGATACTGTGTTTCCCCCATAGGTGTCTGAGATGCTGCTGCAGAAGAAGCGCTGGGAGTCGATGGCCAAGGGGCTGGTGCTGGGAGCACTCTTCACcagcttcctgctgctgctgtacTCCTACGCCGTCCCCCCGCTGCACACCGGCCTGGCCTCCACGTGAGTGGCCCTGCTgggtgttggggggtgggggaagggtggcTCCCACCCCGATGATCACCTCCTGGGCAGCCCCCAGCTGTGCCCTACATGAGGCTGTGCCAGGCAGAAATCCCCCTGAGGGCAGAACTCACTGTGAAATGCacggcctcagtgtcctcacctgtgaaatgggtgtAATAATAGCCTATCATCGAGCATAAGAATCAACACTATCTGTGCACAGGGCTCAGAGTCATCCTCTGAGGCTCCAGTGGGGCCAGGAGGTGGGAGTGATTTGTCCAAGAGCACTGAGCTGGCACAAGGCCTGGATTCAAACTGGGGTCTGTCTGCCTACAAGCCTGGTTCCTAACCACGaggccaccccacctccccataGGGCTGCTCAGCTCAGGCCTGGCACAGCCTGGGCCCTTAATTGGAGGTATTAAGTTGAACTAGAAGAAATTGCTAATAGTGGACCATTTTGGGCCTGCAGAGTTTCATGTGGTCCCATCTAATGCTACTTAATGATAAATGTATATCACAGTGGCCATGAATGAGACCTGTTATTGTTCTCTCAGCAACACCACATATAGGGCCTgctattgtccccatttcacagatgaggaaagtgaggccagAGAGGCCAAACTGCCTGCCTACGTCTTGCAACCTGAACGCTGGCCAGTCTGATCCCCACCACTatcccctgcagccctgctctctagaccccagggcccagggggCTGAGTCCTGAGGCTCTACCACCACTCTATTCCCAGCAGGACCTCCGAGGGCGCAGCACCCTGTTCCCCCGCCCCAAGTGAGCCCGAGCCTGTGACCTCGGCCAATGGCTCGGCTCAGGGCTGCCAGCCGCGGCGGGACATCGTGTTCATGAAGACGCACAAGACGGCCAGCAGCACGCTGCTCAACATCCTCTTCCGCTTCGGCCAGAAGCACGGGCTCAAGTTCGCCTTCCCCAACGGCCGCAACGACTTCGACTACCCGGCCTTCTTCGCGCGCAGCCTGGTGCAGGACTACCGGCCCGGCGCCTGCTTCAACATCATCTGCAACCACATGCGCTTCCACTACGACGAGGTTCGGGGCCTGGTGCCGCCCAACGCCACCTTCATCACGGTGCTCCGCGACCCCGCCCGCCTCTTCGAGTCCTCCTTCCATTACTTCGGCTCCGTGGTGCCCTTCACGTGGAAGCTCTCGGGCCAAGACAAGCTGGCCGAGTTCCTGCAGGACCCCGACCGCTACTACGACCCCCACGGCTACAACGCTCACTACCTCCGCAACCTGCTCTTCTTCGACCTGGGCTACGACAGCGACCTGGACCCCAGCAGCCCGCAGGTGCAGGAGCACATCCTGGAGGTGGAGCGCCGCTTCCACCTGGTGCTCCTGCAGGAGTATTTCGACGAGTCGCTGGTGCTGCTCAAGGACTTGctgtgctgggagctggaggACGTGCTCTACTTCAAGCTCAACGCCCGCCGCGCCTCGGCCGTGCCGCGCCTCTCGGGCGAGCTGTACCGCCGCGCCACGGCCTGGAACGAGCTGGACGCCCGCCTCTACCGCCACTTCAACGCCAGCTTCTGGCGCAAGGTGGAGGCGTTCGGGCGGGAGCGCATGGCCCGCGAGGTAGCCGCTCTGCGGCGCGCCAATGAGCGCATGCGTCGCATCTGCATCGACGGCGGCGACGCGGTGGACGCCACCGCCATCCAGGACGCGGCCATGCAGCCCTGGCAGCCGCTGGGCGCCAAGTCCATCATGGGCTACAACCTCAAGAAGAGCATCGGGCGGCGGCACGCGCAGCTCTGTCGGCGCATGCTCACGCCCGAGATCCAGTACCTGACGGACCTGGGCGTCAACCTGTGGGTCACCAAGCTCTGGAAGGTCATCCGGGACTTTCTGCAGTGGTGACGTCCCGCCCGCTGaggagggccaggcagggctccTCTGGCCGCCGCCGCGGCCCTCCTGGTGCCACCCCGGCCCCTGGGGTGAGATGGGGCTGCTGCCAGGTCTGGGCCCACCGCACACAGGGCCTGAGATCAGTATTTGACtagttatagttttttttttaattacattccTTTCCCTCTGAAAAAGAATGTTCTATTTCCTGTCTCCCCTTAAAGGGGAGACTTCCAAAGTAAaagaatttaatgtgtttttgttaATCAGCCTCAGTGGTGCTGACTGGCGGGGCTATGATTGGGGGGTGACTGCTGGGGATTGGGGGACCCCACCAGGGAGCATGGCGGTACctctgtgagtgtgtctgtgagacGAAGCCCAGTGGACTGGCATCTGTCACCTGCTGAAGCCCGTGTAGTTGAAGGGCTCCCATGAGCTCCCAAGACCTGaaagatggtgtgtgtgtgtatgtgtttgtgtgtgtgtgtgtgtgtgtgtgtgtgtgtgtgaaagagagagagacacacacacacacacacggaggtGGGGACCAGTTGGAGGAGCACTGAGCAGCAGGCCCTGGGCCCAGGCTGAGGGTTCCTTGTGCAATCTCTTAATCATCACAGTTACCCTCTGAGGTAGGCACAGGTACCATCCCACATTACACATGTGGGAAGGGATATTCTGAGAGCAGAAAGGGATTGTTGTGGTCACACTGCAGGATGTGTCAGACCCAGTACTAAGCCATCTCCTCAGAACTCCACACCCCTTCCATCTCCAGTGCTTGTTCACCCCACCCCTGGCTGCCCCCTCTCTCCTACTGACCACTCCAGGCTGCCTCACCATCTGCTTGCGCTCTAGCCCTACCTAGGTCCTGGGTTTCCCCTTCTACCCTGGGGTCCAGTTTAATTAACCCCAAAAATATATGGTATTCACTAGATGTCTGTTGTGCCCCCTCAGCCTTGAGCATATGGCAGTCAGCAAGTTGGTCCAGGCCTCCTGGAGCTCATGTCCAGAGAGCAACCAAGGCATGTCAGGTATGATCGACCAGAGTGGGGATGCGTCAGCTCTAACCACCTGCCGCCCTCAGCCTTCTCAGGGAGATAGAGGCCCTTCCTAGGGCACAGGACTCTCGGGTCAGCAGCCAGATGGGAAAGACAGAAACCACAGCTGGGAGGTTCTTTATTGGAGACCTATTTGTGCCAGGCTCCAACATCCCAACTTTATAgaccaaagctcagagagattaagtgacctACTTAgtgtcacacagctaattagtgCCAGAGTCAGAATTCAAAGCCAGATCAGTTAGCTCTTAAGCCCTCCCTGGGCTTGAGTCAGTCTTCCTCCTGGGAGTGAGCTTCTGGTCCAAGCAGGGTGGGAAGGAGTTAGGGTGACCAACTGTGCCAGTTTCCTGGGACggtcctggttttagcactgaaagttcCCACATCCCAAGAAATTCTTCAGTCCTGGGCAACCAGGATGGTTGGTCAGTCTGGGACAGATTTGACCCCACCAACCCCCAGGACCACTGCCTGCACCCTCGTAATATTCTTTGTGGCAAGAAATAAACACACCCTTGgagcaaaataagcaaaaataaataaataaaattgacaataGCTAAGACTATTTTCAGGAAAAGATGTGACTCGCATTTATTACATAATTCTCCCTTTTATTAATCAAAGAGACATGAATTAGTGCAATATGATATCATCCTGGGTTTGTGGAACCTCCTAATTCTATTTCTTTAGACCCTGAAGGGCCTAGAAATGCCATTaataatattatacatattacattatttattattattaatattggcACTCCTAGGCCCTTAGGAATCCAGGAACAACTCTGGCAGTTAGTAGATGACAAGAATATAAATTACTTCATTAGCATTTACTATCTGCCTGGTTTGTTTTAAAAGCGTTATagttattaactcatttattaacGTAATTAATATTTTGATAATGAGTCATTGCCAGGTATTGAGCAACCACTCTGTGCCCAGTCCTGTGCCATGTTGGGGCATGCACAATTCCCTCTGCTTTCcccaggaggcacagagaggcagagCAACCAGCCCAGGATCACCCAGCCAGGTGACCATAGAAGCAGGATGCAAACCTAGGTCAGTCAGATGCCAAGGCTGGTGCCCTCGGCCTCTAGACCTTCAGGACTGAGGGCTCTTCCATGGCTGAAAAAGTGTGAGGTCTCCAAGGGGCCCCGCAGGTGTAGCTTTCAGGAACCAGACTGCTCTTTCTACACCTGGACAACAGAGGG contains these protein-coding regions:
- the GAL3ST1 gene encoding galactosylceramide sulfotransferase isoform X1 gives rise to the protein MNIHTHWSMREPASTLLGVIGAFLFPSDRRGSLGSQTWLRQGEGRGSQPRPKVSEMLLQKKRWESMAKGLVLGALFTSFLLLLYSYAVPPLHTGLASTRTSEGAAPCSPAPSEPEPVTSANGSAQGCQPRRDIVFMKTHKTASSTLLNILFRFGQKHGLKFAFPNGRNDFDYPAFFARSLVQDYRPGACFNIICNHMRFHYDEVRGLVPPNATFITVLRDPARLFESSFHYFGSVVPFTWKLSGQDKLAEFLQDPDRYYDPHGYNAHYLRNLLFFDLGYDSDLDPSSPQVQEHILEVERRFHLVLLQEYFDESLVLLKDLLCWELEDVLYFKLNARRASAVPRLSGELYRRATAWNELDARLYRHFNASFWRKVEAFGRERMAREVAALRRANERMRRICIDGGDAVDATAIQDAAMQPWQPLGAKSIMGYNLKKSIGRRHAQLCRRMLTPEIQYLTDLGVNLWVTKLWKVIRDFLQW
- the GAL3ST1 gene encoding galactosylceramide sulfotransferase isoform X4, with product MVEFQARQQVSEMLLQKKRWESMAKGLVLGALFTSFLLLLYSYAVPPLHTGLASTRTSEGAAPCSPAPSEPEPVTSANGSAQGCQPRRDIVFMKTHKTASSTLLNILFRFGQKHGLKFAFPNGRNDFDYPAFFARSLVQDYRPGACFNIICNHMRFHYDEVRGLVPPNATFITVLRDPARLFESSFHYFGSVVPFTWKLSGQDKLAEFLQDPDRYYDPHGYNAHYLRNLLFFDLGYDSDLDPSSPQVQEHILEVERRFHLVLLQEYFDESLVLLKDLLCWELEDVLYFKLNARRASAVPRLSGELYRRATAWNELDARLYRHFNASFWRKVEAFGRERMAREVAALRRANERMRRICIDGGDAVDATAIQDAAMQPWQPLGAKSIMGYNLKKSIGRRHAQLCRRMLTPEIQYLTDLGVNLWVTKLWKVIRDFLQW
- the GAL3ST1 gene encoding galactosylceramide sulfotransferase isoform X2, whose translation is MNIHTHWSMREPASTLLGVIGAFLFPSDRRGSLGSQTWLRQGEGRGSQPRPKVSEMLLQKKRWESMAKGLVLGALFTSFLLLLYSYAVPPLHTGLASTTSEGAAPCSPAPSEPEPVTSANGSAQGCQPRRDIVFMKTHKTASSTLLNILFRFGQKHGLKFAFPNGRNDFDYPAFFARSLVQDYRPGACFNIICNHMRFHYDEVRGLVPPNATFITVLRDPARLFESSFHYFGSVVPFTWKLSGQDKLAEFLQDPDRYYDPHGYNAHYLRNLLFFDLGYDSDLDPSSPQVQEHILEVERRFHLVLLQEYFDESLVLLKDLLCWELEDVLYFKLNARRASAVPRLSGELYRRATAWNELDARLYRHFNASFWRKVEAFGRERMAREVAALRRANERMRRICIDGGDAVDATAIQDAAMQPWQPLGAKSIMGYNLKKSIGRRHAQLCRRMLTPEIQYLTDLGVNLWVTKLWKVIRDFLQW
- the GAL3ST1 gene encoding galactosylceramide sulfotransferase isoform X3 is translated as MEHCAHSGQQAGSQRSLQVSEMLLQKKRWESMAKGLVLGALFTSFLLLLYSYAVPPLHTGLASTRTSEGAAPCSPAPSEPEPVTSANGSAQGCQPRRDIVFMKTHKTASSTLLNILFRFGQKHGLKFAFPNGRNDFDYPAFFARSLVQDYRPGACFNIICNHMRFHYDEVRGLVPPNATFITVLRDPARLFESSFHYFGSVVPFTWKLSGQDKLAEFLQDPDRYYDPHGYNAHYLRNLLFFDLGYDSDLDPSSPQVQEHILEVERRFHLVLLQEYFDESLVLLKDLLCWELEDVLYFKLNARRASAVPRLSGELYRRATAWNELDARLYRHFNASFWRKVEAFGRERMAREVAALRRANERMRRICIDGGDAVDATAIQDAAMQPWQPLGAKSIMGYNLKKSIGRRHAQLCRRMLTPEIQYLTDLGVNLWVTKLWKVIRDFLQW
- the GAL3ST1 gene encoding galactosylceramide sulfotransferase isoform X5 — translated: MLLQKKRWESMAKGLVLGALFTSFLLLLYSYAVPPLHTGLASTRTSEGAAPCSPAPSEPEPVTSANGSAQGCQPRRDIVFMKTHKTASSTLLNILFRFGQKHGLKFAFPNGRNDFDYPAFFARSLVQDYRPGACFNIICNHMRFHYDEVRGLVPPNATFITVLRDPARLFESSFHYFGSVVPFTWKLSGQDKLAEFLQDPDRYYDPHGYNAHYLRNLLFFDLGYDSDLDPSSPQVQEHILEVERRFHLVLLQEYFDESLVLLKDLLCWELEDVLYFKLNARRASAVPRLSGELYRRATAWNELDARLYRHFNASFWRKVEAFGRERMAREVAALRRANERMRRICIDGGDAVDATAIQDAAMQPWQPLGAKSIMGYNLKKSIGRRHAQLCRRMLTPEIQYLTDLGVNLWVTKLWKVIRDFLQW
- the GAL3ST1 gene encoding galactosylceramide sulfotransferase isoform X6; the protein is MLLQKKRWESMAKGLVLGALFTSFLLLLYSYAVPPLHTGLASTTSEGAAPCSPAPSEPEPVTSANGSAQGCQPRRDIVFMKTHKTASSTLLNILFRFGQKHGLKFAFPNGRNDFDYPAFFARSLVQDYRPGACFNIICNHMRFHYDEVRGLVPPNATFITVLRDPARLFESSFHYFGSVVPFTWKLSGQDKLAEFLQDPDRYYDPHGYNAHYLRNLLFFDLGYDSDLDPSSPQVQEHILEVERRFHLVLLQEYFDESLVLLKDLLCWELEDVLYFKLNARRASAVPRLSGELYRRATAWNELDARLYRHFNASFWRKVEAFGRERMAREVAALRRANERMRRICIDGGDAVDATAIQDAAMQPWQPLGAKSIMGYNLKKSIGRRHAQLCRRMLTPEIQYLTDLGVNLWVTKLWKVIRDFLQW